The bacterium genome segment AACAAAGATGAGCCTTGCCGGTCGATGGCCGGCCGCAAGAGCTATGTCTGCCGAGGAAATATTAGCCCGCGCAGGGCCGGGGTCAACTTTTTTCGGTCAGGGAATCAGGTTATCGGGGTAACTTCGGGCGGTTGACAGCCGTTTATCAAACCGGTAGATTCAACTCAGGAACCGTCTTTCACACTTGCCGCTCACCGGCGCAATCCGGTCCGAAGTCCGGCTTGGAACAACCCTCGGCGTGGACACTTTCTTTCCTGACAGTTGACACTGTCACCTTTATCCCGATGTGTTTTTCGTTCACTCAGACATCGTTCGACCCTCTTGAAACTTAACCGGTCGCAATCCGGACACTCTTGCGCGTTCTCCCTCGAACCAGGGACCGGCGGCTCAGTCGCCGGTCCCTGGCAATCGTTGTACTTCCGTCAAGGAGTGAATTGATGAGCGATAACGGCAGAAAATCTCCTCCCGCTGCCGGCCTGTCCAGGCGCGGTTTCCTCAAGGGCATGGGCACCGGACTGGTGGGCAGCACGGCCCTGGCGGATGGCCTTCTGGGCCAGCAGGCCAGCGGGGCCGCACCCAAGGCGGCGTCCCGGGGCCAGGATATCGAGTCCGCGGTGGTCAGCCTGACCGTGAACGGCAAGAAATACACGGCCGAGGTGGAAACGCGCCTCACCCTGCTCGACCTTCTGCGCGAAAAGTTCCAGCTCACCGGCACCAAGAGTGTCTGCCGGATGGGCGAGTGCGGCGCCTGCACGGTGATCATGAACGGTCGTACTGTCTATTCCTGCATGCTTCTGGCCATCGAGGCGGATGGGGCCAAAATCGAGACCATCGAGGGCCTGGCCAAGGACGGTAAGCTGCACCCGGTGCAGGAAAAGTTCATCGAGCACGATGCCTACCAGTGCGGGTTCTGCACCCCGGGGTTCGAGATGTCGCTCAAGGACCTGCTGGACAAGAACCCCAACCCGAGCCTGGATGAGATCAAGCACGGGCTGGCGGGCAACCTCTGCCGCTGCGGCGCCTATCCTCACATCTTTAACGCCGCCCTGGACCTGGCCGGCGGGAAGAAAGGAGGCAGGTGAGGATGGCCGGATGGAAAGCGATGGATAAGATGAAGTACGTGGGACATGACATCCCGCGCACGGACGGGCCGGAGAAAGTGAACGGCTCGGCCAGGTAC includes the following:
- a CDS encoding (2Fe-2S)-binding protein codes for the protein MSDNGRKSPPAAGLSRRGFLKGMGTGLVGSTALADGLLGQQASGAAPKAASRGQDIESAVVSLTVNGKKYTAEVETRLTLLDLLREKFQLTGTKSVCRMGECGACTVIMNGRTVYSCMLLAIEADGAKIETIEGLAKDGKLHPVQEKFIEHDAYQCGFCTPGFEMSLKDLLDKNPNPSLDEIKHGLAGNLCRCGAYPHIFNAALDLAGGKKGGR